The DNA window TAATTTACATTGATCACTTAATTCAATACGAGTAGTGTTAGCATTTACATTGAGTTTTACTTTAGCTTTATCTAGACTAGTAAAGTTAAAACTGTTGGCTTTTATATTTAGATAAGCTCTTGAAGATCCTGAAGTTTTTAAACTAGCATTATCTAACTCTAGTGATGTTAATGATCTTATTTCTGCATTTTCTCGAGTTTTAATATGAGAAAACCCATTACTGTAATTGACTTTAATTGCCATTTTCTTTTTAGATCTAATCTCTTTGGTCGTTTTGAATGTTAGAATGCTATCAATAACTTCAATCGCTATATATTCATGTAAATTATCGTCCGTTTCAATTTCTACTGAAGGTTTACTATTATAAAATAGTTCGACTTCAAAATCTTCACCAACAATGATTGTATTAAAATTGTCTACGTAGGTCTGTTTAATGGTTACATTTCTATCGCCTTTTACTTTGTCGTCATCTTGATAATAACCAACTAGACTATAGCCTAAGGTAATTAATAGGAATAAAGTAATCTTTTTCATTATAAAATATTGAGTGTTATAACAAATATAAAACAAAAACCATCCCAAACTCAAAACTGAGCTCGAAATGGTTTAAAAAACAAGTTGATTAGTTGGTTGGTTACTTGTTATCGTTTGCTGATACTTCCAGACGGACCATCGTTTTTTTCTACTTTTTCAGGATTGCCATAATATTTGATATCGCCTCCACTGTTAGCACTTGCTGTTAATTCTTTTGAGGTATTTACGGTTATATCTGCTCCACTATTTGCTTGAGCCTTTGTTTTTTGAGCTTTAAGTTTAGCTGCTTTTATATCGCTTCCACTAGAAGCATCTGCTCTAAATATATTTGTTGTTCCAGATAGTTTTATATCACTTCCACTAGACGATTCGCAAATTAGACGCTCTACATCTACTTCAAGTTCAACATCACTTCCGCTAGAGGTATAGATTTCAAGTTCATCAGCAGTTATAATAGAAGTAGAGATGACGTCACTTCCACTAGAAGTTGATATTCTTTCAATATTTTTAAAATTGACCATTACTTTTTTTGAAGAGGCAGAACTTATATTTTCATCTGCATAAATGTTTAAAACACCATTTTCTACTTTAACTACAATAATTTCTTGTAGGTTTTCATCAGCTTGAACTCTAATATTTTCTGAATCACTTTGTGTTAAATAAACGTCTAGTCCTCTACTAACTTCTATAGCATTAAAATTCTCATTTATTGCTCTATCTGTAGAGGTCACATTTCCGTTGCCTTTAACTCCCATATTGAAATCGAAATTACAAGATGTAAGGAGCACAGCTAGTAGTGTTGTTACGATAATTTTTGTTAGTGTTGTCATGATTGATTGTTTTTGATTGTTGATTATTTTATTTAAATTTTTTAGTTTACATGTTATGATCAAAACTTATCACACGTTTAAGGATCCATTTTCCGTTTTCGATAATCCATAAATGAGAAAACTTTGCAGTGCTACCAGGTCTTTTATTTCCGTTGGTTGTTTCATAAAACTTATGAATCCCATTTTGCAAAGCACCATATAGTTCTCCATTCTTTTTTAATAAGAAAACTTCTAAACTTCCTTCAACTAATTCTCTGGTAGATTTCGTTGTATTATTTGGGTTGCAAATGCCTTCATACATGGTTTGAATGAATTTTTCTTTTGAACTGGTAATTCCAGCGATGTCATGATAGAATTCAAAGTCTTCAGCAATTAATTGTTTGAGATATTGAATTTCGCAATTGTTAAAAGCACGTTCAAAAATTAAACTATCATTAGCTTTTAGTGTTTTGTATACTTCGGAATTTGTTGCTACTTGAGCATTTAGGTTGGTTAAAATTCCGAAGATACTTAACAGGATACATATTGATTTATTCATTTGATTTGATTGATGATTCAAATGTTCCAGTTTTAAATTAGTTTTCAAAATTGAAAGATCCGAACTGTTAATTTAGATTCCTGAATTGTTAATTATCTTCTGATGTGATTTCAATACCATCTTCACCAATATTAACTTTTACATTTACAGATTTTGCATCAATACCATCTTCGTCAATTTTTAGTCTAGTGCCTTCTGTTTTGATTTCGATACCATCTTCATCTATTCTAAGTCCAGTTTCATCGTCATCAATATCTACTTTTACTTTAAATTCGTCGTCGATAGGGCAGTCTAAACATTTAACACCATTATTGGTGATTTCTAAATATTGATTTTCCATACCATTATCTAAAATATCATTGTAGTAACTTGAGTTTCTATGATATGAATAGGTGTTTTCTTCAGCATATAGTATTGTGCCTTCTGGCAGATAAAGCGTGACTTCTATTTCTTGATCTCTAAATTTGTTTTCAAAGGCTGTCGTTAAAAATCCATCTAATTCAAGCCTATTATTTTTAATGTCATAGCTGTAATCAATTTCTTGAGATCTTAATTTAGCTTCTTTGTAATTTCTACCTTCAGCTGTTTTTTCAATGTGTATTGACGCTAGAGAATCTTTTGTTGAACGAACAATTAATCTCACATCTGTTGAGTATATCAACTTATTATCATTGTCGTCGTAAACGGGTCTAAATACATTACTATGCCTTCCAAATTGCTTACTATAAAGCGTATTGCCAACAACTGCAAGTGTTAGAGTGTCACTAGCTTTAATATCGAGTTGCTCTTTTGTAGTAACAGTTGCATCGTAAGCATGTTCGCTAGCTTGTCTTACTCCAATAACAATACTTCCTATGATAGCCATAAGCCATAAGCCTAGAAGTGTGAATTTAGCCACATTACCAATAGACTTTAAGTTGTTAATTAGAATTTTTAATCCCAAATAAAACACAAAGAAGAAAGGGACACCAATTGCGAAAAGTGCAATTAATGATATTAACCAAACTGGTGTGTTTGCTGCATTTGCTGCTTCAAAAATGTCAAGTCCTGGAAAATGAATGATATCAATAGCTCCTAAACTCATGCAAAATATTAATAGCGATATTAATGTTGCAGCACCTACGATAATTAAAATGATGCCAATAAATTTTGCAAATACTTTAAAGAAAAACATAATGATGTCACCAATGGTATCAAAAAATGATTTTGATGAGGATTTGATTTTCTGTCCTTGCTTGGGTAAATCTACATTTTTGACTGTATCTGAAACGGATTGAGAGACACTGTCAAAGCCATCTTTAATTTTTTTTTCGATGTTGCTAATGTTAACAGGTGCTCCAGTCATGGTTATTTTTTCTGAAGTTGTTTTTGCTTCAGGGACTAAAACCCATAATAGAATATATAGTAAAACACCAGTACCTGCACCAAAGATTAGTACAATCCAGATGATACGAATCCATATAGGATCAATTCCAAAATAGTGCGCTAATCCAGATGATACACCTCCTACATAGGAATTGTCTGTATCGCGATAGAATTTTTTTGAAGAACTTGAATTTGATCTTGAATTTCTATGGTAAGATGTTTTTGGTTCATCTTCAAAAATTTCATCATCTACCAAATAGTCTTCTGGTTGTCCCATAATAGTGATTACATCATCGACTTCTTTAATTCGAATCACTTGCTTTTCGTTCTGAACACGTTCATTAAATAATTCTGCGATTCGATGTTCAATATCTGATATGATTTCTGATTGACCTTGAGAGTCTGTAAATGAACGTTTTATAGCCTCAAGATAGCGCTGTAATTTTAAGTATGCATCTTCGTCTATGTGAAAGAATATACCTGCTAAATTTATGTTGACTGTCTTATTCATTATTGTTTTGTTTTTTCTCTGGTTACTATATTAACTGCATTTTGTAATTCGTTCCAGGTTATTGTTAATTCTTTTAGAAATAACTGACCTGTTTCTGTAAGACCATAGTACTTTCTTGGAGGTCCAGAAGTGGATTCTTCCCAACGATAATTGAGTAATCCAGCATTTTTAAGCCTTGTTAGTAGTGGGTATATTGTGCCTTCTACAACAAGCAGTTTTGCGTCTTTTAGTGTGCCTAAGATTTCTGCAACATAAGCGTCTTCATCTTTTAAGACCGATAATATGCAATACTCAAGGACACCTTTTCGCATTTGTGCTTTTGTGTTTTCTATTTTCATAAGTGTTTTCTAATATTTTTCAAAAAGTCTTATGCAGTTTGCATATGAGACATTTGATAATTCGACAATAAGTTTAGATGATGCTCGTGTCATATTCTAAAGAGATTTAATTTTAATAAACTGTTCATTTTTTGATTGATGATTGATTATGATTGTTTGATGAAATATTGATTCTATTTTAAAAAATTGATGGTTAATGGATAGTGGTAATCTTCTCCATCTCTTGCTTTTAAACTCGCTATTACGATAAATACTAATTCAAGAATAAATGCTAAAATGGCTAAAGCTCCTAATCCACCACCAATATATAATAGAGGTGAAGGCTCTGTTAAATTGAAATGAACACCATCAAAAGGATCGATATCAATAAAATCGAATGAATTAAAAATGTTAAAAATGAAAAACGGAACGGAGAGCAATCCTATTACAAGAGCATATAGCAAAATGCTAATTTGAAAATTGATGGCTTGTTTTCCATGATTATCTACAAACTCAGATTTTTCTTTGTTTGCCATCCATAATATGATTGGGCCAATAAAGTTTCCAAACGGGATAATAAACCTACTAAAGGTTGATAAATGAATGAATGTTGCAATATTTTTTTGATGATTGTCTTCCATGATTTTAAAACATATAGTATTTTCTTATACAAATATATGTCTAAAAACAAGTACTTTGTTACGCATAGTACTAAAAATTAACATAATTTTAACAAATTGGAATGTGGATTATTTTCAATACTTTAGCTGAAAACTTCCCGAAAACATGAACCTTTCACCAAGAAAATTAAATGCTTTTTTATCTTTTAAACTGCCAGCAGCATTCATTTGTGGTGTTCGTACAAAATCTATATCTGATACAACTTGTGTCGTTTCCGTAAAGCATAGATGGATCAATCAAAATCCGTTTAATTCTATGTTTTGGGCTGTTCAAGGTATGGCAGCTGAACTCACCACAGGAGCTTTAGTCATGTCTAAAGTTCAATCTAATGGAACGAAAATGTCAATGCTAGTTACAAGTAATAATGCAACATATAGCAAAAAAGCAACAGGACGAATCCAATTTACCTGCAATCAAGGTAAGGCTATCGATGATTTAATAATTAAGGCCATTGAAACAGGAGAAGGACAATCGATAGTACTAAACTCAAAAGGTGTTAATCAAGAAGGAGTTCAAGTGTCTGATTTTAATTTTGAATGGTCTATTAAAGTTAGATCGTAAATAGTTTGTAACAAAACCTGAAACAATTCAACATATAAACAAATCAACTTTTAAACAAAGATAGTATGACATCACACGAAATAGATTACAGAATTTACGGAGAAGAAATGCAATTCGTAGAAATAGAATTAGATCCTCAAGAAGGCGTAGTAGCCGAAGCAGGAAGTTTTATGATGATGGATGAAGGCATCAAAATGGAAACCATTTTTGGAGATGGTTCTCAAAAAGACACAGGTTTCTTAGGTAAAATATTAGGCGCAGGAAAACGCATCTTAACAGGTGAGAGTTTATTTATGACAGCCTTTTATAATGACTTAACTGGGAAACGTAATGTATCGTTTGCATCGCCTTATCCTGGAAAAATAATTCCTATCGATTTAACTGAATTTAGAGGAAAGTTCATTTGCCAAAAGGATGCGTTTCTTTGCGCAGCTAAAGGCGTAAGTGTAGGCATTGAGTTTTCGAAAAAATTAGGACGCGGACTTTTTGGAGGCGAAGGTTTTATTATGCAAAAGTTAGAAGGTGATGGTATGGCATTTGTTCATGCTGGAGGAACTATGGCTAAAAAAGTATTGCAAGCTGGAGAAACGATGAAAGTTGACACAGGTTGTCTCGTTGGTTTTACACAAGGTGTCGATTACGACATCGAATTTGTTGGAGGTATTAAGAATACTGTTTTTGGTGGTGAAGGTTTGTTCTTTGCAAAATTACAAGGACCAGGAACAGTTTACATACAATCTTTACCATTTAGTAGATTGGCTGGACGTGTTTTAGCATCTGCTCCAATAAGTGGTGGAAGCAGTAAAGGAGAAGGTAGTATTCTTGGTGGTTTAGGCGATTTATTAGATGGTGATAATAAGTTTTAACCATTTAGAATTTGTAGGACATTTATTAAACGGTTGTGTTTATGACGCAACCTTTTTTAGTTTTTAAGTATCTTTAGTATAGATATTCACTCAAAAACTCTAATTAAATGAAGTCTTTTCTACTCTCGTTCTTATTTCTAATAACCTTTTTAATTGGGAATGCTCAAATTATTGATATTCCTGATGCTAATTTTAAGAATGGATTATTAAACTATGTGCCAGTAATTGATACAAATAGTGATGGTGAAATACAGATTAGTGAAGCCGAACTAATAACTGAATTATATTTTCAAGATATAGAGTATATTAATTCACTTGAAGGTTTAGAAAGTTTTGTAAACCTTATTGATTTTACTATGGGAAATATTAATAATTATTCAACTACTTTAATTATTGAAAATTTACCAAATTTGACTTCAGTTAATTTTTTTAGTTCTGTATCCTCAATAGCATTAATTAATCTTCCTAATTTAAAAGAATTAGCGATGGGAAATACTAACTCTCAGTATTATAGCTTTGAAGAATTAATAAGCAATTGTAATTGTGTAGATTTGGAAGTTCTTATTCTTGATTATAATCACATTACTTCAATAGATGTTAGTAGTTTTGTTAATTTAGAATATTTTGTTTGTTCTCATAATTATGAATTAACTAGTTTAGATGTGAGTCAGAATATTAATTTAACGACACTAGACCTTTCATTATCTGAAGGTTTACAATATTTAAACATTAAAAATGGTTCAGCAGAGAACCTTATTATTGATGAATACCACAGTGCTCTTGAATATATATGTGTCGATGATGATGAAGTAGCTTATGTGCGAAATTTGGTAGAAAATTCAGGTTTAACCAATTGTTTTGTTAATTCTTATTGTACTTTTAATTCAGGTGGAGTTACTTATGCTTTAGAAGGTGGAAGTTTGTTAGATATTGACACTAATGGTTGTGATATAAATGATATTCAGTTTCCAAATATGATGTTCAATATTTCTAACAACACAAATTCTGGTAGCTTTATTGCTAATGCTTCTGGAGATTATTCATTTGCTTTACCAGATGGAGTTCATACTCTAGTACCACAAATAGAAAATCCAGATTATTTTTCAATTTCTCCAACGAGCTTAGTTGTCGACTTTCCAACTGATGCAAGTCCGTACAATCAAGATTTTTGTGTAATTTCAAATGGAACTTTTAATGACTTAGAAGTTGTTATTGTTCCTGTAAGTCAGGTTATTCCTGGATTTGATTCTCATTATAAGATTATTTATAAAAACAAAGGAAACACACTCATATCAGGTTCAGTAGAGTTTGATTATAGTTTGAATGCTGATGTCGTTCAGTTTTTATCAGCAACACCAACTAACGATAGTGAAACCAATAATATTTTATCTTGGAATTTTACAGATTTATCGCCTTTTGAAACTAGAGGAATTGAAGTGTCCTTTAATTTAAACACACCAACAGATCCAGATTTTCCACTAAATAGTGGAGATGACTTAGGTTATGTAGCTAACATATTTCCTTTAATCGATGATGAAACTCCAAGTGATAATGAATTTGAACTAAAACAGATTGTAGTTAATTCGTATGATCCAAATGATATTAGATGTTTAGAAGGCGAAATAATTGCACCAGAAGAGGTTGGTAAATATGTACATTATCTCATTCGTTTTGAGAACTTAGGAACAGCAAATGCAATCAATGTTGTTGTGAATAATAGGATTGATGCTACAAAATTTGATATCAATACCTTGGTTCCTTTAAATGGAAGCCATGATTATTATACCAGAATTAATCCAGATAACGATGTTGAATTTATATTTGAAAATATACAATTACCATTTGATGATGCTAACAACGATGGTTATGTAGTTTATAAAATAAAAACTTTAAGCACATTGGTATTAGGCGATGAATTTGCTAATCAAGCAGAAATTTATTTTGATTTTAATGCACCAGTAATTACAAACGCTTATATAACAGAAGTCGCTGAAGATAATTTGAGCACTTCAGATTTTAGTTTATCAACTATTAAAGTGTATCCAAATCCAGTAGCAGATATCTTAACCATAGAAGCAGAATTTGAAATTAATACTCTACATGTGTATGATATTGAAGGACGAAGAGTCTTAGAAAACTACAAAAGCAATAGTAATCAAATAAGCATGAGCTCTCTTGAAACCGGAATTTACTTTGTAAAGGTGTTTTCAGATTCTAAAATAAAAACCTTAAAAGTTATTAAGAATTAGTAAACCTTGATGTTTAATGGAGTTAAACGTAATTAATTACTTTTAAGCGATTGTTTTTAGTGTTAAATATTTCTTTAAGGATAACAAATAATCATTTTTTTTACTAAATTTAAACTGTAATCAAAAATGAAAGCCTATACAATACATCTACCTAACTAAAACCTAAATTAACTTTACATTATGGCTAGAGCAATGTTCGAGTACACCAAAACTGTACTTGCGAAAGTAAGTTTTGATAGTACATTGTTCTGTAAAGAATTAAAAAAAGCACTAAGTCGTTTGTTACCTTACGAAATAGAAGAGCTTAAGATTTATATAAAATCTTTGATTTTACAGAACCCAGAATTAGATCAATGTTTAATATTATTAAAACAATAGAAAAAAGCGACTTACGAGTCGCTTTTTTCATTTTATTAGTTGTCCTTTATTTTGATAAAGGACTTATGATTTCTACATTATGAAATGCTATTGCTCCTCTTATAATACCTGAAATGACATCGTGTAAAGCATCAATAATCTGCATTTTAAGCTCATTTTTATGATAAATGATACTGACCTCTCTGGCTGGAGTAGGTTCGTTAAAATGATGAAGTTGTTTTGACATCTTTTCATTTAAGTCCATAGTATTTAGATAAGGAAGTAGCGTCATTCCTAATCCTTCATTTGATAATTTTATCAAAGTTTCTATACTGCCACTTTCTAATTGAAATTGGTCATCTTGATGTGTTTTAAACGCTTTACATAAATTGATAACACCATCTCTAAAGCAATGACCATCTTCTAATAGAAGCATATCATTGATGTCTAAATCTGATACATCTATCTTTTTTTTATCCTTTAAACGATGATCATTAGGTATGTAGCCTACAAAAGGTTCGTAATATAAAACGCGTTCTTTAATGCTTTCTAAAACTAAAGGAGTAGCAGCTATTGCAGCATCTAAATGTCCATCATTAATTCTGGTTATGATTTCTTCTGTAGTGAGTTCTTCAATTTTAAGCTTCACCTTAGGATATTTTTTGATGAATGCTTTTAAAAACATAGGCAATAATGTTGGCATTACTGTTGGAATAATACCTAGTCTAAACTCACCACCAATAAATCCTTTTTGTTGGTCTACAATATCTTGAATTCGTTCAGACTCGTCAACAATATTTTTAGCCTGATGTACAATTTTTCTTCCAACATCTGTAAGTTCAATTGGTTTTTTACTTCTATCAAAAATTAAAATATCTAGTTCGTCTTCTAATTTTTGTATTTGTGTGCTTAAAGTCGGTTGTGTGACAAAGCATTTCTCTGCAGCTTTGGTAAAGTTTTTATGTTCAGCAATGGCTAGAACATAGTTCAATTGTGTAATTGTCATGGTGTATTCATTTAGGCTATAAAGATATAAAAACTATTGATTAAAACTATGATTAATAAAACGGATTTCATTTTAAATTTGTATAAACAAAAACAATACTGATATGACGTTAAATAGTATAGGATTAGATACAAAAAAAACGAAATCAATCGCAGGAGATTTAAATCACTTGCTAGCCAATTTTCAAATTTATTATCAAAACTTGAGAGGTATACATTGGAACATAAAGGGTAAACGCTTTTTTGATTTGCATGTTAAATTTGAAGAGTTATATACAGATGCAAATATTAAAGTAGACGAAATTGCAGAACGTATTTTGACATTAGGAGAAACACCTTTGCATACATTTGAAGACTATTCAAAAGCAGCCCAAGTACCAGTTGGTAAGAATATTTCAGAAGATGAAAAAGCAGTTCAATTAATTGTTGCTTCTTTATCTGAACTATTAAAATTTGAGCGTCAGATTTTGGAGATTTCTGGTGACGCAAGTGATGAAGGAACAGCTTCTATGATGAGTGATTTTATAACCGAACAAGAAAAAACAGTTTGGATGATGAAAGCTTGGTTAGGTGAAAGTGTATAATTTTAAAGCATAAAAATAAAAGCCCTTCAGAGTAACTCCTGAAGGGCTTTTTGTATTGAATCAATTTTGTTTTATTAGTTGCAATTACGTTCTAGTTGAATGAATTCATTGCCATTACCAGATTCTAGTAATATAAATTCTTCACTACATTGAGTTACGAACCAATCATATTGAGAAAATATCTCGTAAGGTGAGCTTGGAATATTAAAGGACATAAACAATAAACCTTGTGAAGGATTAGATGTTAGCCACCAATCACCATCAATAGTTTGGTTAGTGCCTTGACTAGTAATTTCTACGATACCACTTTGGAAAAATTGTGCAAGTTCAGCATTCACATTATTGTATAGGCTAGTTGTAAAATACCAATTACATTGTAATAAATAAGCATATAGTTCTTGTTCACTACATTCATTTGGATTATTTACATTACAATCTCGATCAAAAATAATGGATTCGTCACCAGATTCTAAACGTATCATGTCCTCTTCACATGTAATCACAGTCCAATCTAAATTTGATATTACATTATATGGTTCTGGTAAGTCAAGGTACATATAAACTTCTCCATTTTGCTCATTTCTAACAACACTCCAAGTGCCATTAGCAGGTTCTGCTGTGCCTATAAGAGTTACTGTTCCATCAATATTAAAATCATAACCAACAATACTATTCATTAAACTTACATTACCAAACCAAGTACATTCTATTAAGTTTTGAATAATCTCTTGTTCATTACAAATCTCTTGTTGCGTTTCACAATCAACAAAATCTGCATCTGTGAATCCTGCACATTCTGCTTCACAAGCATTTAAAAAGCTTATAATTTCAATATCTCCACTTGGTGTTTCAATTTCAACACAAACAGGGTTTACATTTGTTGGACAAGGACAATCATTAATATTATAACACTCTTCTAATAGAGATATAAATGCTTCTTCGTTTTCTAGAACTATTAGGTTCCCTTCTTCTGTAGTAACTTCAAATGGATATACAAAATCAAAGTAGTATGCGTTATATAATGCGCTATCTAATTCTTCTTGAGAGTTTACTGTAACCGTTTGATTGTCATCAGTGATAATTGTTATTGGGAAATTAAAATCAAAACATTCATTTCCACCAGGACAGTTGTAATCGTCTTCACAGTTTTCAGCAAAATCATTAGGTGTAAATCCATCACATAATGCAAGACATTCATTAGGATAGGTTATAATAAAACTGTTGCCATTTGGATCTAGAACTTCAACACATACAGGATCTGCAACATCATCACAATCACAAGTATCAATTCCATCAAAGTCACAATTTTCTAATACATCAAAGAATTCATTTTCATTATTAATTGTTACAATTTCTATAGCTCCTGTGCTGTCGTTATAGGTTTCAACATTAAAAGGGAATTCAACACCACTAATGTATAAATCATCAGTAGAATTGATAAGAATCGTAATTAGATCATCTAAACTAGAAACACCAACTGTGGTTCCATTGTTATAAGCTAAGTTTAAAGGGTATACAAAATCAAAGCAAAAATCGAATACAATGTTTCCTGAAGGGTTCTCAGATGCAATAACATAGCCTTCGTCATTAAATTGTTCTGCTAGTCTGTTTAAAGATTGTGTAATAGCTTCAGTTTCGTCTATATTTTGTTCATTTACAACAGAATCATTGTTAGAACAAGAGGTGAAAAGACCTGCAATAAGAGCAAAACTTAAAAGAAATAATTTTAAATTTTTCATCATAGTAATTTTAAAGTTAATGTGTTTTTCTAGCGATTAATCATAACTAAGACAACTAGAAAAAAAAATACCCTACTTTTCCTCTAAATTTTTTTTAGTTAGTTTTGAAGCCTCTACTTTCAAATTAGCTAATGCCTAAAGATCAACATAATATTTGTCATTCTAAAACTTTTGAAGCGCTATACAAGGCACATGCAAAAGAGATTAGACGTTTTATTTTTTTTAAAACTCAAGATATTGATAAGGCTGAAGATCTTTTACAAGATACTTTTATAAAACTATGGGATAATTGTAGTAAAGTGAGTTATGAAAAAGCAAAAAGCTATCTGTATACTGTAGCAACTAATGCCTTTTTAAATACGATAAAGCACGAAAAAGTGGTGCGAAAACATAAATCGAGTATTTCTAGTCATCATAATAATGAATCTCCAGAGTTTATTATGTTAGAGAAAGAGTTTATGGACAAACTACAGAGAACTATTGATTCGCTTCCAGAAAAACAGAGAGAAGTATTTTTACTCAATAGAATTGAAAAAAAGAAATATAGAGAGATTGCAGAACAACTAGATATTTCAGTAAAAGCAGTAGAAAAACGAATGCATTCTGCCTTATTAGTTTTGAGAGAACAAATAGGGAATGTTTAAAAATATAAAAATAAAGTAGGGTTTTATTCAACATAGTTGTCATAATAGTAGTTAAGCAATGAAAAATATAGATTTACATAACGCAAACGATACATTTTTAGCTCAATGGTTAGAAGGGAAACTCTCTGATGATGAGCTGAAAGGGTTGGTTTCTGAAGCCGATTACAAGTCGTTTATAAAAATTAGAAAAGGTCTTGAAACCTTTGATGATTTGGAAGGGTCTACAGAAGCTTCGTTTGCTAAAATTCAAGAACAAATTGCTAATAAAAATGGAAAAGTTCGAAACTTAAATAGTAAAGTTTGGCTCATTGGTATTGCTGCTTCTGTTGTGTTGTTTTTTGGATTGTTTTCAATCTTAGGAAATGATATTGTAACTATTGAAACCCATTTTGGTGAACAAAAAACGATTGCTTTATT is part of the Psychroserpens ponticola genome and encodes:
- a CDS encoding GIN domain-containing protein, translating into MKKITLFLLITLGYSLVGYYQDDDKVKGDRNVTIKQTYVDNFNTIIVGEDFEVELFYNSKPSVEIETDDNLHEYIAIEVIDSILTFKTTKEIRSKKKMAIKVNYSNGFSHIKTRENAEIRSLTSLELDNASLKTSGSSRAYLNIKANSFNFTSLDKAKVKLNVNANTTRIELSDQCKLDALINSKETKVDLYQRANIDIEGTTDNLLLVSDNNAQFNGKNFTAKTCTATCEFATNAYLEVTESIIIEASGSSEIYLFANPKITINRFTETVKLQKKEK
- a CDS encoding head GIN domain-containing protein produces the protein MTTLTKIIVTTLLAVLLTSCNFDFNMGVKGNGNVTSTDRAINENFNAIEVSRGLDVYLTQSDSENIRVQADENLQEIIVVKVENGVLNIYADENISSASSKKVMVNFKNIERISTSSGSDVISTSIITADELEIYTSSGSDVELEVDVERLICESSSGSDIKLSGTTNIFRADASSGSDIKAAKLKAQKTKAQANSGADITVNTSKELTASANSGGDIKYYGNPEKVEKNDGPSGSISKR
- a CDS encoding nuclear transport factor 2 family protein translates to MNKSICILLSIFGILTNLNAQVATNSEVYKTLKANDSLIFERAFNNCEIQYLKQLIAEDFEFYHDIAGITSSKEKFIQTMYEGICNPNNTTKSTRELVEGSLEVFLLKKNGELYGALQNGIHKFYETTNGNKRPGSTAKFSHLWIIENGKWILKRVISFDHNM
- a CDS encoding PspC domain-containing protein; translation: MNKTVNINLAGIFFHIDEDAYLKLQRYLEAIKRSFTDSQGQSEIISDIEHRIAELFNERVQNEKQVIRIKEVDDVITIMGQPEDYLVDDEIFEDEPKTSYHRNSRSNSSSSKKFYRDTDNSYVGGVSSGLAHYFGIDPIWIRIIWIVLIFGAGTGVLLYILLWVLVPEAKTTSEKITMTGAPVNISNIEKKIKDGFDSVSQSVSDTVKNVDLPKQGQKIKSSSKSFFDTIGDIIMFFFKVFAKFIGIILIIVGAATLISLLIFCMSLGAIDIIHFPGLDIFEAANAANTPVWLISLIALFAIGVPFFFVFYLGLKILINNLKSIGNVAKFTLLGLWLMAIIGSIVIGVRQASEHAYDATVTTKEQLDIKASDTLTLAVVGNTLYSKQFGRHSNVFRPVYDDNDNKLIYSTDVRLIVRSTKDSLASIHIEKTAEGRNYKEAKLRSQEIDYSYDIKNNRLELDGFLTTAFENKFRDQEIEVTLYLPEGTILYAEENTYSYHRNSSYYNDILDNGMENQYLEITNNGVKCLDCPIDDEFKVKVDIDDDETGLRIDEDGIEIKTEGTRLKIDEDGIDAKSVNVKVNIGEDGIEITSEDN
- a CDS encoding PadR family transcriptional regulator, yielding MKIENTKAQMRKGVLEYCILSVLKDEDAYVAEILGTLKDAKLLVVEGTIYPLLTRLKNAGLLNYRWEESTSGPPRKYYGLTETGQLFLKELTITWNELQNAVNIVTREKTKQ
- a CDS encoding DUF4870 domain-containing protein gives rise to the protein MEDNHQKNIATFIHLSTFSRFIIPFGNFIGPIILWMANKEKSEFVDNHGKQAINFQISILLYALVIGLLSVPFFIFNIFNSFDFIDIDPFDGVHFNLTEPSPLLYIGGGLGALAILAFILELVFIVIASLKARDGEDYHYPLTINFLK
- a CDS encoding DUF4442 domain-containing protein; the encoded protein is MNLSPRKLNAFLSFKLPAAFICGVRTKSISDTTCVVSVKHRWINQNPFNSMFWAVQGMAAELTTGALVMSKVQSNGTKMSMLVTSNNATYSKKATGRIQFTCNQGKAIDDLIIKAIETGEGQSIVLNSKGVNQEGVQVSDFNFEWSIKVRS
- a CDS encoding TIGR00266 family protein; its protein translation is MTSHEIDYRIYGEEMQFVEIELDPQEGVVAEAGSFMMMDEGIKMETIFGDGSQKDTGFLGKILGAGKRILTGESLFMTAFYNDLTGKRNVSFASPYPGKIIPIDLTEFRGKFICQKDAFLCAAKGVSVGIEFSKKLGRGLFGGEGFIMQKLEGDGMAFVHAGGTMAKKVLQAGETMKVDTGCLVGFTQGVDYDIEFVGGIKNTVFGGEGLFFAKLQGPGTVYIQSLPFSRLAGRVLASAPISGGSSKGEGSILGGLGDLLDGDNKF